A single Methanospirillum lacunae DNA region contains:
- a CDS encoding universal stress protein, with protein MYKTILVAIDGSAVSEQAFEAAVEQARAWKANLHAVYVVETGLFTDIPADSKLEVMYSLLEQEGSGALDRVKEIAKKKNIDVQTHFEQGHAGDTIISTGQKLNADLIVMGSHGKSNVDRLLLGSVSSFVVEHSSVSVLVVRS; from the coding sequence ATGTATAAAACGATTCTTGTTGCGATTGACGGATCTGCAGTAAGTGAACAAGCGTTCGAAGCTGCCGTTGAGCAGGCTCGTGCCTGGAAAGCAAACCTGCATGCGGTCTACGTCGTCGAGACCGGCCTGTTTACCGATATCCCGGCAGACAGTAAACTCGAAGTGATGTACAGCCTGCTTGAGCAGGAGGGTTCCGGAGCCCTGGACCGGGTTAAAGAGATTGCGAAGAAGAAGAATATTGATGTACAGACCCACTTTGAACAGGGCCATGCAGGAGATACGATTATTTCAACAGGTCAGAAGCTGAATGCAGATCTGATTGTAATGGGGTCACACGGAAAGAGTAACGTGGATCGTCTCCTTCTTGGAAGTGTTAGTTCATTTGTGGTAGAACACAGTTCTGTCTCAGTTCTGGTGGTGAGATCATAA
- a CDS encoding CBS domain-containing protein produces MTTDVVTVEIPGNRDDVLKILKRTGISGVPVLKEGRLVGIITRKDLLHKPEENQLALLMTPSPLTILADATIFEAAKMMSDNNVRRLPVVDSAGELIGLISVADLVLAIARMKIEEEIKDRLTSHTFALWEETPLPLVGRIMEISGFEAIPILNKESKLQGIISERDLIRCAMIEDSVETSDLSTTGTDDDEWTWESIRDVHHISYGISRVQLPNRPVKLAMVTSVVMVPPNAEVSECALKMKRARVDQLPVVNGDNRLKSVLFDRDLIKVLLDEKYQ; encoded by the coding sequence ATGACGACTGATGTCGTCACTGTGGAAATTCCAGGAAACCGTGATGATGTTCTTAAAATTTTGAAACGAACCGGAATCAGTGGTGTGCCTGTTCTCAAAGAAGGGAGATTGGTTGGGATCATTACAAGAAAGGATCTTCTCCACAAGCCTGAAGAGAACCAGCTTGCCCTGTTGATGACTCCAAGTCCACTCACAATCCTGGCAGATGCAACAATCTTTGAGGCTGCAAAGATGATGTCAGACAACAACGTCCGCCGTCTACCTGTTGTAGATTCCGCGGGTGAATTGATTGGTTTGATTAGTGTTGCAGATCTGGTGCTGGCCATTGCCAGGATGAAGATTGAAGAAGAGATAAAAGATCGTCTGACAAGCCATACCTTTGCCCTCTGGGAAGAGACTCCTTTACCATTAGTTGGCAGGATCATGGAAATATCAGGCTTTGAAGCGATTCCAATATTAAATAAGGAGAGCAAACTGCAGGGAATCATATCAGAGCGTGACCTGATTCGGTGTGCTATGATAGAGGACTCTGTCGAGACTTCAGATCTCTCTACAACCGGGACCGATGATGATGAATGGACCTGGGAGAGTATCAGGGATGTCCATCATATCAGTTATGGTATTTCACGGGTACAGCTCCCGAACCGGCCAGTCAAGCTCGCAATGGTAACAAGTGTTGTCATGGTTCCCCCAAATGCAGAAGTTAGTGAATGTGCCCTAAAGATGAAACGGGCCCGTGTTGACCAGCTTCCTGTGGTGAATGGGGATAACCGGCTTAAGAGTGTTCTCTTTGATCGGGATCTCATCAAAGTTCTTCTTGATGAGAAATACCAATAA